From a region of the Danaus plexippus chromosome 8, MEX_DaPlex, whole genome shotgun sequence genome:
- the LOC133318876 gene encoding cytochrome P450 9e2-like: MITEIVVLLLTSLIVYFIYIHKSIHKYFDDRGIKYLPGVPFFGNNLRSSFLKVHVLEDLEAVYKAFPEERYVGYIEGTTKIIIIRDPEIMRNITVKDFQHFTDHKTFVSEDSEPLFGRSLFFMKGERWHSMRATLSPAFTSSKMKLMMPFMSEISSNIVEYLKGHVNEDVDVQDLMRRYTNDVIASAAFGLPVNSVKDRDNEFFTIGRNLFSFTFFQKIYSIFVALFPNFMKKLGITVYPTKVINFFKGIVVNTMQHREKNNIHRPDMIQLLMEASKGTLKDESDTNGNKSQNNETSEQKSIKEWSVEELSSQVFIFFAAGYESSASTLVMCVHELALNPDVQEKLYQEIKEYKEKHGEITFEHIHNLKYLDWVLSETSRKWSTVLVLDRTCTLPYELPPPREGLKPVQLKHGDLVYNMVKSIHMDPIYHPNPEKFDPERFSDENKHKIKPFTYMPFGMGPRNCIGIRFAQLELKILIFDIVSNYKIVKCTKTMDPVVLKPHAFNLQPRDGSIVQFVPRHAH; encoded by the exons atgatcACCGAAATTGTTGTGCTTCTTCTGACTTCTctcatagtatattttatttatatacacaaaagCATTCATAAGTATTTCGATGATCGcggcataaaatatttacccgGTGTTCCTTTTTTTGGCAATAATTTAAGAAGCTCGTTTCTAAAAGTCCATGTTCTGGAAGACCTTGAAGCTGTATACAAAGCCTTCCCAGAGGAAAG ataTGTGGGCTACATCGAAGGCACGactaagataataattattagagaTCCTGAGATCATGAGAAATATCACAGTAAAGGATTTTCAACATTTCACTGATCATAAAACTTTCGTCTCGGAAGATTCTGAGCCTCTCTTTGGACGAAGCCTTTTCTTTATGAAAG gtgAGAGATGGCACAGCATGCGAGCAACCCTTAGCCCAGCGTTCACCAGCTCCAAGATGAAGCTAATGATGCCGTTCATGAGCGAAATCAGTTCCAACATTGTAGAATATCTTAAAG GTCACGTAAATGAAGACGTTGATGTTCAAGACCTGATGCGACGATACACGAATGACGTCATTGCGTCGGCTGCCTTCGGTCTTCCGGTGAATTCAGTTAAGGATCGAGACAATGAATTTTTCACCATCGGCAgaaatcttttttcttttactttcttccaaaaaatttattcaatatttgtaGCCTTGTTTCCTAACTTTATGAAG AAACTGGGTATCACGGTATATCCAACTAAAGTTATAAACTTCTTTAAAGGAATAGTTGTAAACACGATGCAACATagagaaaaaaacaatattcacaGACCTGACATGATACAATTACTGATGGAAGCTTCTAAag gtacATTGAAAGATGAGAGTGATACAAACGGtaataaatcacaaaataaCGAAACATCCGaacaaaaatctataaaag aATGGTCTGTGGAAGAGCTTTCCAGCCAAGTTTTCATATTCTTTGCCGCTGGATATGAAAGCTCGGCATCAACTTTGGTCATGTGCGTTCATGAATTAGCCCTGAACCCCGATGTCCAAGAGAAGTTGTATCAAGAGATCAAAGAGTACAAAGAGAAACACGGAGAAATTACCTTCGAGCATATACACAATCTAAAATATCTAGATTGGGTTTTAAGTG agaCTTCCAGAAAATGGTCAACCGTTTTGGTTTTGGATAGAACCTGCACTCTTCCTTATGAACTTCCTCCACCCAGAGAAGGTTTAAAGCCTGTGCAA CTGAAACATGGAGATCTTGTTTACAACATGGTAAAATCCATCCACATGGACCCCATCTACCATCCCAACCCTGAAAAGTTTGATCCCGAAAGATTTTCCGATGAGAACAAGCATAAAATCAAACCATTTACATATATGCCTTTTGGCATGGGTCCGCGGAACTGCATTG gGATAAGATTCGCGCAACTCGAACTTAAAATTCTCATCTTTGACATTGTGTCAAACTACAAGATCGTCAAATGCACGAAAACTATGGACCCTGTGGTATTGAAACCACACGCTTTTAATTTACAACCAAGAGATGGCTCGATTGTCCAATTTGTGCCTAGACATGCTCATTAA